DNA sequence from the Armigeres subalbatus isolate Guangzhou_Male chromosome 1, GZ_Asu_2, whole genome shotgun sequence genome:
TCTGGAGTACACCCCACGAAAATTTagacaaatttcttgtggaaatgaaaaagaattCGTTGTGGTAGTTCAGATGATTTCCCCGCAAGAACTTAGAAAAAatcttgtggaaattgagatgaatctcccgtttaaattttggaggaattcctttattTGCCCATACGAAAAGATCAGATTAATtatgaagaaataaagaaaaatggtTCTAGTCCAACAGTTAAATATAGATTTAATCAAGTCATTGTAGAATTCtgtcttttttgccttttttggtTGGTTCAGAACGCAATGATCGAAGTCGTTTTTAACAGACACGTCGTAAACGCCACCACttccaaggaaaatttaaacgaatgcTGCAATCGTAAATTTTTGAACCACCACACAAAAAGTACGcataaaaaagtacgtttgaCGTCTAAAATGTGTTGCAGTTATCAACCTTATCAACCCGCCAGTGTAAATGTGTTTTGGCGTTTAAGATTTTATGCCCGGGACATTAGCTTATTAtgtataacttttgtaatattcatATACTCTGCATATagaagtcgcagaatttataagttagtattcaaattatattttctattcaCTGGCTTattgtttttgacccttccttcggaagtgtctataatatcactttgtatgcgttacgcaggtgtgttacgtattaatctatcaagaaatctcgtgaattattaaataaaatgtatggtatttgaaacaaattcactttgacattgaaaatataattataacaaatgatatgatatggaattatgcctatttttctgatttgttgaggaacatatagaagcatgtacaaaaaaatcttctcagaaaagcaaaaacgtaaaaattgaaagggatttcaaacatttcttcagtggaagctagatagcaaatgtgagcatgttttgagatgcTAATatatcacttgtatgcatgtatgtgtgcgtatgtgtgcaaattctgaaatttactaccataaaaatctcgctcatttttaatgtatttaaaagtttagttttaccaaattaggcatccataaggcgaaatatatgttattattgaacgctattgagtttcgctcagatcaatgattgatttagttagttctggattaattaatatcgaggtctctggaaattacgagtacaatatatgcaaccagcgttacgatagttactaaccatgtcacaatagttattcaatccgacgagcgccttatagataggcagcatgcagtacagtacgttatcattcgttgagccactcaacccatgacatccgcctttgggtaggcaattattttgtcactttcacggtaaatcgccgtgggaagctgagtagttttatttcgttttaaatattggagtctggaaaaaatgtccttataactaaggaagggtcaaaatctcactgtaggtggattaatatgggttttttatcctttatttaggttattttttaattttaaaattaagttcatcactagcttattgattgtcttcaagtatctttaaataagaagataagtcttcaaatattttgaaaagtcttcaaaatgtcttcatgaaataaatgtcttcacagagattcgaatgtcttcaaattgaagacatgtcttcaaatctggcatccctgcttcGACGGGCCGTCGGTGCTGTTTACCGGGGAAGGTCAATCGGCCACCTGTGAAAATAACCTGGTCGTCCCAGGAGATTGTTATGATGTGTTATTGGCACGCACCGTTGCCGCCACACCACGCCCTTCGGGGAAGCGTTTAGCCTTGATTTCGGTCCGTCCCGGGGCGTGAATCGTACATCCTTATGCATATATTCAGGCGGGGGTTTATTTTCACGAACTTGGCTCGCTTCCGGAATGGCCGATGGAATAGTATTATCGGTTGCGTGTTCTCAAGTACCTATGTTAGTAATCTGGGGGTCAGCGGCGCAGAATATGGGAGGAAGCGGATGACACGTTTACGGTGGGCGTGCGTGACTGTAGTGGAAAATGTACGATTTGCTGTGATAATGGATGTTgcgtgttatttttttttttttttttttttgtgtctttattaaggagacttttagcccgaggctggctcgtctccggtgtTGCGTGTTATGCATGCGGAATACATTTCAGGGGCAGGTCCAATCATGACGAAAATACACGTAGTTGATTTTCAACAATGGACAGCTATATTTGTTACAAATTACTAATGTTTTCCTTTAAACATCTAACATCTAACAATTACAATTAAGAGGTTTCAAGGTTACTTACTACCAACAAAGTAACCAAAACCAGAGAAGGCGCACATTAATCACAATATTAACCGCTGCAGGGGGTCATCCCTGCAGTCATACGCGTCCGCCATCGAGTCCACGTCGGACATGTTTTCCAGCTCCAGGGCGGTGCTGGTGACGTTGTGCTGCCGGAGCGACTCGCTGGAACTTGCCTCCCCTGAGCCCGGCGGACCGTGAGGGGGCGTCTCCAGCGTTAGCTCGTTGTGCGTGGTGGTCTGGTGCAGCCGCGGtactttttgaaacattttgacTTCTGCCGCATCGGCTGTGCTCAGTTCGGGGTTGTGAAAGTGCATTCCGATATCGAACTTGTGCTGGAAACGACGCCGGTAGATGTAACCGGCAGCTCCGCCGATCAAGACTAGGATAAACAGTGCCAGGAATACGTTGGCAACTGTCGATGCTGTTGAGGACTGTTCGGATGAGTCGTGATTGCTTGGCGCGGGCTCACCAAGATGCGTTTTGACCATAGGAGTCATCACATCTGAATTCTGTGGGCAGATGTCGGTTTCTCGTATGTGTTCGCCGTTATGACAGATGCACATTCCTGTCCCGTTCTCTCCGGGTACACACACATGACTGCAGTTGATCTTGCTCGTATCGCAAACATTCTCTGCTTCGGGTTGGCGCGATTCCTGGACGATCAGCAGCTGGTCCGAATTGTGAACGTTCAACTCCAGCAGGCGGCATTCAAAGTTTCCATAGAGCTTGCATTGCCCTACCGTGGATGACGCCATGTTGAGGATTAGGGCTTGGTTCTCAAATATTGTGATTCCTATCGGGCGGCTGACGGCGAGGTTTTGCTTCTCGATGATCGTTCGCAGATGTTTGCCTTCGTAGTCTAGCGCCTTGATTGTTCGCGAGCTGATGTCGGCAATGTAGAGCAGCTGGTTTTCCGTGTCCACCTGTAGGGAAGTCACGTGCGATACATCCTTGGTGATCACCACTTGATTTTGGCCGGTCATGTCCGCCCGGTAGATGATCGAGTGTGGAACTTCGAAAATCCAAAAATGCATGAGGGAGTAGAACAGGATCCGATTCACTGGATCAACGACCACGGCTTTTACGAAGACTTGCGAGGTGAAGGTTATGATACGGGAGCAACGTTGACGTACGATTGAACATACTTTGATGGAAGGTTCGGATCGATCGTAGAAATAGAGATTTCCTGTTACCCAATCCACGGCCAGATGCTCCGGATGGCCAACGTTATACAGCACGTGTGTGCTGTTGCGTTCCATATCGTGTTCGTAGATCACTGGATTGTATTCGTCGGTAAAGTAGAGCATCTGTCTGCGTATATCGACATCCATTGAAGTGATTCGGGATTCGTTGGCTTGAATAAAAATTCGGATCGAAGGGGGATTCACCTCCAATTTGCGGATCTGGTTGTATGATGTGTAGAAAACGTATCGACTTGGACCCACCGCTTTGCAGGAGATCTTGTCAGACCGGAGCATGAATCCAGGATTGCACGAGCAGCGGTAAGAGCCGAATGTGTTTCTACACCTCTGAGCGCAAGGTTTACCGTCAGCACACTCATCCACATCCAAGCACGATTTCCTGTTCCCCGCTAAAGTAAACCCATCGCGGCATTCGCAGATAGCTCCGGTAGGCGTTTTGATACACTTGTGCTCGCATGGACTCTTCGCGCACGCTTCATCGCAACCCTTCCCTTCATCCTTTCCATCATCGCAGTCGTTCTTTCCGTTGCAAACCTGACTCATCTCTATGCAAACTCCAGGCTTGCATTCAAACGTTCCTTCTCCACAGGCCACATGCACTTCGATTGCATCTGGAGCCGTTCCATTGACGCAATCCACTTCATCGCTGCCGTCGTCGCAGTCCACCTCTTTGTCACATCGCCACTCCTTCCGAATACATTTGCCACTCTTGCATTGAAATTCGTGCAACCCACAGTTGCTGCACCTCGCTTCGTCTTCCCCTTCCGGACATTCCGCAGTCCCATTGCAACGCACCGCAATGTCCAAGCACTTCCCGGATCGGTGACACAAAAATTTAGTCGGATTCTCGTCCTCCAGACCGACGCAAGGCTCCAGCTCAACTTTACAATTCATCTCATCCGAATTATCTCCGCAGTCGTTGTTCCCGTCGCAAACCAACCGATCTTCAATACAATGCCCCAGCGCACACTTGGTGAAACCTGGCAGACATTCACTCTTCTTCAGACATTTATCATGCTCATCCGACCCGTCCGTACAATCCGGATTCCCATCGCACTCCCACCACCTTGGTATGCACTGTCCCGTGTTGCATCGGTACATCATGGGACCGCAAGTCGTTGCATTGCTCTTCTCGTTATTCAAATCCGTGCAGCCTACCTCATCCGACCCATCCAAACAGTCCGGGAATTTATCGCACAGTGCATTCGCATCGATACACATCCCATCCGGGCAGGCATGTTGATGTGCATGACACGCGCTGCTTCGATTGTACCCTTCGCATTTCAGCTCATCAGACCCATCGCCGCAGTCCACGTGTTCATCGCACCGTCGCGTCTGCTCGATGCACTTGCTCTTGTCCGCACACATGAACTCGTCGTATTGACAACGCAACGGCTTCGCCTGTCCCGGCTCGTCGCATCCCTTCTCGTCCGATCCATCCGCGCAGTCTTTGTTGCCATTGCAGCGCTTGCTGATGGTTAAACATTCGCCGCTGGTGCACTTGAACTCACAATCGATCGCATCGATGCAGGTCGTATTCTTCGGTGTGCTGAAGATCATTCCCGTCGGACAGACACATGCCGTACTGTACATTCCAGCGGGCACGCAGATGTGTGAGCAGCCTCCATTCTGCTTCATGCAAGGGTGATCGTACCGCTGTAAGGATTGGCTTCCGAGCAGTACGATTTCGTCGGAAAACGCTCCATAGGGTGGCTTATCGATGTTGATCTTCTTGGTAACGCCGAGGTTGTGCTTATCGGACCAGTAGAGACGCTTGGATCGGTAGCACGTCCAGAAGATGCTGTCGCCGACGAGAGCAATGGAGACTGGTAGTCGCAGATATTCCCGGAACAGGTGCCGCGTGTCGCCTTCGTAGCTGGAGAACTCAATCTTGCTGTAGCCCATGTCGTTCCAGTAGACCGATCGCAGATCGCGATCAACGACGAAGTTGAACGAACCGTTGCCGCTGAGTCGTTCCtcaatgacatgcagatgaggCCCTCGACCGGTCATGTCCAGTTGGTCAATGTGGGTGTGTGGCGAAGGGAGCTGAGAGCGCAGGGCAATGAACATTTTTCCCATCTCCGAAACGATCGCAAGACCGACCGGAATGTCTTGGCCGAGATAATGCTGAACGATAGCCCGATGGCGTGTTTGGAGAGAGAAGAGTTCGACCGTTGATCTGTCGCTGTCCGCCCAGTAGAGGTTATTGCCGAGAAAGTCTGTCAAAAGTTTGGTTATGTTATCAAACAAAAGCTATTTAGgctgaaaatgttttcaattaccgAAAGCAAGTGCGGAGACGTTTCCAATGCCGCTAGTAATCAGCTTCTGTGACGATTTAGTTTTGGGATCGACGGTAAAGATCGCCTTCTGTCGATTATCGGCGACGAAGATTTCCCCTGTGATCGAGTTAAATGCCATTCTGTGGAAGAAGATTTGATAGGCATCGGCTTGGGAAGATTCGTGGCGACCGAAGGTTTGAGTTTCCAGCTTGACCAGGTAGTTGGAGATTCCCAGTAACAGATACTGACGTTTTACCGTTTCACGACAGGAATGCATGTCCGCTTTCAAGCTCATACCGTAGGGACAGGCGCAGCTGTAGCTGTCGTTTGCTGTCAGAAGGCAGAGGTGAGAGCAGAAGGTTCCCAAGCAAGCATGATCTCCCTTTGGTTGCATACTCGAATGATAGATGTGGACGTCTGGAAAAAAGAGTTTACTTATTAAAAATTATCTTCGTAACAATATCCGTATCATACTTACCGAAAATTTGTCGATCATGAACGTCGATCTTACGATCTTTTCCATTAAACTTTTCACACGACTGGATACTCTTCGTGTCCCAATCGGACCAGTAGAGACGATCGTTGAACACGGAGATCGAGAAGGGATGCTTCAGTACATCGGCCAACACCGTTACCCGGTTAGTTCCGTCCACTTTGATACTCTCGATCTTCTTCAGCTTGGCATCCACCCAGTAGAGGCGTCCGTTGGGCCAATCCAGACTCAGCCCATTCGGCCAGTGGACATCCTGATCGATTAACACCTTTTTATTTCGGCCGTCCATGTTGGCAGTTCCGATCATGGCGTCGTCTCCCCAATCCGAGTAGAACAGGGTTCCATTCTGAGGCATCAGAGCGATTCCCCTCGGCTTATGCAGCGAATCCTGGATCAGTATGGTGCAGTGCACTCCGTTGTTGGAGCAAACGGCGATCATCATGTGACCGCTATCGCTGAAGTAGATGTTTCCGGTAAGCCAATCCACTTCCAGATCTTCGGGTGAAGCCAAACCGGAGGTAAGCAGCAGCTCCCGTTTACTGCCGTCTTGTAGCGATCGTTCGATGGATTCAGTTTTAAACGAGATGTCCGTCCAGTAGACGTGATTACCATCGTAGCTCACACCGATGACCTGCGATAGATCCTTCATTACGTAGTATTGATGCTTGGTATCCAAATGGAGCCCCCCGATGGACTTTTGTGTTGTGTACAGAAGAAGCGGTTCCGTGGAATCTGCGAAAAAAAGATTCATTATGTCACAGATTCATCAATTGCCATATCGAAATATTTACCATCCAGTTCGCAAGTTCTTGAATCGTCCTTCAGTTTAAATTTGTTGACGCACGTGCACCGGAACGATCCCGGCGTGTTCTCACAACCCTGCGAGCACAGGCCGTAGCGTTCGCACTCGTTGATATCCTCGCAGAACTTATTCTTCCTGTTGTATTTGAAACCCGGTTTACAAAGACAAACCGCTCCGTGTGGCGTAGCCTGACAGCCCTCTGGACACCTCATCGTATCGCAATCTTTCGAGTTGCACGATCCTCCCTCATCGCTATGATCGCCGCAATCATCCTTCCCATCGCAAACCTGCTTCAGATCCAAACACGTGTTGTTGTCCGCACACTCAAACTTGCCATGCTCCAGATCACATCCAGCGAAACAATTCTCCTCATCCGATCCGTCCCCACAATCATCGATTCCGTCGCACACCCAATCGTGGCTCTTGATGCAGTGCTTGTTCTTGCACAGAAACCCCTTGCACTTGCTCTCGATGTTCGCGCAGCCGATCGTCTCGTCCGATCCATCGAGGCAATGGGACACACCGTCGCACACCAGGTCCAGCGGGATGCACATTTTGTCCGAGCAGGTGAACTCGAACTTGCTGCACGGGACCGGGACGTGCGGCACTTCGTAGTTGTCGCAGTTTTCCTCGTCGTCTCCGCGGGGGCAGTCGTCGTGCTTGTCGCACAGGAACGACGCACTGATGCAGCTGTTGTCGTGCTTGCAGCGGTACCACATTGGTTTCTTGCAGAGAAAGTAATCTGCGAGAAAAAAGGGTCTTTCGATCAATAGCaatatttgaaacaataataggtattaatgaatataaaaaaaataaacttagtagGCGTGCCtaattacaacatgcatgttttcaatttttgaggTAATGAGCTTGATGAGTACTACTAGCTCGTTAAcactatttttggaaaatggcgtatacgtcacttttcagattacggaagtcaactcaaatttgacaaaaatgacACGTACCTCCCTCTGCTTCCAACCCCCTCATTTATGttccgttctatgaaaaaaaaaacgtttcgccATCTCCAAAGAATTGCCGCAAAAAATCCAAGCAAGTTCTATAGAAATCTAATGGAATCAGTTAGAAATTGCTTCATAAAATGTTTTGAGAattcattagaaaaaaaattctagaatatataaaaaaatactaaggatttttcaaaggaatttctgtaggaattttctaaggaatcaaTAATGGAGTGTCCATAggaattattagcgtaattGTCTACATTATCCCTGAGTGAatgagaattcctggaggagtctCCGAAGAAATCCCCGAATggattattgaaggaattgctTACGGGAAACCTGAAGGGATCTTcaaaaaaatggaatttaaAGGAGTTTTGCTAAAAGAATTCCGaattgatttttcaaaggactttttaacagaatttcaaaaggtattctcgaagaattcctcaaaggaattccaaaatatttttttacaataaatttccgaaggttcaaaggaatttctggaagagtttctCTTGGaatgtctgaaggaatttccgaagaagttaCTAGAGGAATttgcaaagaattttttttatcttgcatttatttggaaggctcatttgccatttGGCGTTACGGAGACGGATAAGTATATGTTGTGGTGCGcacgcactgaaaatacactagagcatggtttcccaaactgtgggtcgcgacccccaggggggtcgtgggctgatcaatggtgggtcgcgaaagattAATTATGATTCATACTTTTAGGCTTATTTTGGCCCACAAGAGGCAGACACTGAGAAATagaatcaatcaatccaaatctaatccaactaCAATTAagttccaatccaaattcatttcaaatccaatccaaaccaaatccaatcaaaatccaacaacaatgcaaatccaatccaaattcactccaaatccaatccaaatccaatacaaaattcaatccaaatctagtccAAATTATAcaacaaaccaaatccaacccaaattcgattcaaaccgaatccaaatccattttcatttcattttcattttcatgattcaaaccgaatccaaatccaatccaatttaattCCGTCCCAAATTAGATTAAAAATTTgctgagattttgaaaaatacataacAGGGGTATGacataatttattattatgattTGATCAATGTAACGTGAACTTATTTTTATCCACCTTCTTAAAATGCATGTActtggtacctggtgggtcgcaaagAATATGGgattttgctaggtgggtcgcatatccgaaaagtttgggaacctctgcactagagtgttttcactggagtgcattttcagcgcgcgcgcccTTGTGGCTCTGGCGTGCATTGTTTTgatagtttgacatgacatttagaaaattcaaatatccttctattagttacaccattgacgaatacatagaccgaaatgtccggtacaaagccatcagaaaatcgggcaccatgtcttcttcttcattttgaagaaaatacccctcgtgggtgacgaattacattatacataaatattttacgagcgctgacttacccctcttgacgttttgacagtttgtttgtttgtttttctccctcACCTTGCGACGTCGTTTCGGTTTTGCATCGTACATAAATCTcgagtacttattcaaaaggacgtatgtgattttacaagcaaagattcaaatgtcgatttgtccaatctgatggcactcccacgcaaaccaataaaTTACCAAAatgtagccgaaggcttctccTATAggagaagccttcggctacctgttggtggtgttggtttgcgtgggagtgccaccagattggacaaatcgacgtttgcatctttgtttacaaagtcacatacgtccttttgaataagtacccgagattttgtGGCTATCAAATTACTCCAACGCGTGCTTCAattcagaacaattttttttctgtgaacaTGATTTCTAATTCATCATCGAAAATTGATAAGGTCGCAACCGAAAAGGTAAGATTATCTAACAGAAATGCCAGAGTGAACAATCTATTCATCTCCACAAACATCTTAAACTCAAAAAATATCTTACAGCCAAAGTGCGATAAAGCTGAAACAACGTCGTCAAAGAGCAAAGAACGTCCATACAAACTGCGACACGTTCGGAGCTTCTCCCGCGATTACCAACAGATGAGTCACATTCCGCTGTACTGCTATTTAGGTCGGTTACAGTGCAAAGATGACGACCGTTTCGCCAAACACATGACGAAACACGGGCGCACATTTGGTTTCATTCGTCAGGTTGATGACTACATTCTGGAGGAACCGAGTTTCGCCGTGCGTTTGGACTACCGTCCCGATTACGCCAGAACGTTGGTGTACGTGCGGAACGTGTCACCTCATTCGGTGTTGCGACTCAGCAGGGCCTACATCCACCTGGCAGACGGTCACATGAAGATGCTGATTGAAAGCGAGATGCGCCTTTCTTGGGGTACGGTTTCAAAGTTTTGCTTCGACAGTTGCCTGCTGTCGGAGCTGGATAGAAGCTACGGACTGATATTGGTTGGACTGGCGGACTCAAAGACAGAAATATTGGAACTTTACCACCTGCAAGTGACCGTGTTGAGTCATTTCGTGAAAGAGCAgctaattttgaagaaaccaaCGATTCATTGT
Encoded proteins:
- the LOC134207891 gene encoding putative vitellogenin receptor, with protein sequence MLRSNAIVLLLIVVGIVIDVGSVEAASRKSSSGRVAKAPACGENEYRCDNGACIPDVNHCNGVKDCTDGSDEVGCDYFLCKKPMWYRCKHDNSCISASFLCDKHDDCPRGDDEENCDNYEVPHVPVPCSKFEFTCSDKMCIPLDLVCDGVSHCLDGSDETIGCANIESKCKGFLCKNKHCIKSHDWVCDGIDDCGDGSDEENCFAGCDLEHGKFECADNNTCLDLKQVCDGKDDCGDHSDEGGSCNSKDCDTMRCPEGCQATPHGAVCLCKPGFKYNRKNKFCEDINECERYGLCSQGCENTPGSFRCTCVNKFKLKDDSRTCELDDSTEPLLLYTTQKSIGGLHLDTKHQYYVMKDLSQVIGVSYDGNHVYWTDISFKTESIERSLQDGSKRELLLTSGLASPEDLEVDWLTGNIYFSDSGHMMIAVCSNNGVHCTILIQDSLHKPRGIALMPQNGTLFYSDWGDDAMIGTANMDGRNKKVLIDQDVHWPNGLSLDWPNGRLYWVDAKLKKIESIKVDGTNRVTVLADVLKHPFSISVFNDRLYWSDWDTKSIQSCEKFNGKDRKIDVHDRQIFDVHIYHSSMQPKGDHACLGTFCSHLCLLTANDSYSCACPYGMSLKADMHSCRETVKRQYLLLGISNYLVKLETQTFGRHESSQADAYQIFFHRMAFNSITGEIFVADNRQKAIFTVDPKTKSSQKLITSGIGNVSALAFDFLGNNLYWADSDRSTVELFSLQTRHRAIVQHYLGQDIPVGLAIVSEMGKMFIALRSQLPSPHTHIDQLDMTGRGPHLHVIEERLSGNGSFNFVVDRDLRSVYWNDMGYSKIEFSSYEGDTRHLFREYLRLPVSIALVGDSIFWTCYRSKRLYWSDKHNLGVTKKINIDKPPYGAFSDEIVLLGSQSLQRYDHPCMKQNGGCSHICVPAGMYSTACVCPTGMIFSTPKNTTCIDAIDCEFKCTSGECLTISKRCNGNKDCADGSDEKGCDEPGQAKPLRCQYDEFMCADKSKCIEQTRRCDEHVDCGDGSDELKCEGYNRSSACHAHQHACPDGMCIDANALCDKFPDCLDGSDEVGCTDLNNEKSNATTCGPMMYRCNTGQCIPRWWECDGNPDCTDGSDEHDKCLKKSECLPGFTKCALGHCIEDRLVCDGNNDCGDNSDEMNCKVELEPCVGLEDENPTKFLCHRSGKCLDIAVRCNGTAECPEGEDEARCSNCGLHEFQCKSGKCIRKEWRCDKEVDCDDGSDEVDCVNGTAPDAIEVHVACGEGTFECKPGVCIEMSQVCNGKNDCDDGKDEGKGCDEACAKSPCEHKCIKTPTGAICECRDGFTLAGNRKSCLDVDECADGKPCAQRCRNTFGSYRCSCNPGFMLRSDKISCKAVGPSRYVFYTSYNQIRKLEVNPPSIRIFIQANESRITSMDVDIRRQMLYFTDEYNPVIYEHDMERNSTHVLYNVGHPEHLAVDWVTGNLYFYDRSEPSIKVCSIVRQRCSRIITFTSQVFVKAVVVDPVNRILFYSLMHFWIFEVPHSIIYRADMTGQNQVVITKDVSHVTSLQVDTENQLLYIADISSRTIKALDYEGKHLRTIIEKQNLAVSRPIGITIFENQALILNMASSTVGQCKLYGNFECRLLELNVHNSDQLLIVQESRQPEAENVCDTSKINCSHVCVPGENGTGMCICHNGEHIRETDICPQNSDVMTPMVKTHLGEPAPSNHDSSEQSSTASTVANVFLALFILVLIGGAAGYIYRRRFQHKFDIGMHFHNPELSTADAAEVKMFQKVPRLHQTTTHNELTLETPPHGPPGSGEASSSESLRQHNVTSTALELENMSDVDSMADAYDCRDDPLQRLIL